The proteins below come from a single Beutenbergia cavernae DSM 12333 genomic window:
- a CDS encoding OsmC family protein, with protein sequence MGGLHSYTVSVDWTGAREGGTIGYRAYSREHEVLITGKPPLPGSADPAFRGDPERYTPEELLVAALAQCHMLWFLHLASTSGVVVTSYSDRALGTMRVETGGAGQFVEVVLHPRVELARRDASDGAEPVDDAALAVLHERAHDHCFIARSVNFPVLLDPAPLGAGAPA encoded by the coding sequence ATGGGAGGACTCCACTCGTACACGGTGAGCGTCGACTGGACCGGCGCGCGCGAGGGCGGCACGATCGGCTACCGCGCCTACTCCCGCGAGCACGAGGTCCTCATCACCGGGAAGCCGCCCCTGCCCGGGTCGGCCGATCCCGCGTTCCGCGGCGACCCTGAGCGCTACACGCCGGAGGAGCTGCTGGTCGCCGCCCTCGCCCAGTGCCACATGCTGTGGTTCCTGCACCTGGCGTCGACGTCCGGCGTCGTCGTGACCTCCTACTCCGACCGCGCCCTCGGGACGATGCGCGTCGAGACCGGCGGCGCCGGCCAGTTCGTCGAGGTCGTGCTGCACCCTCGGGTCGAGCTCGCGCGCCGCGACGCGTCCGACGGCGCGGAGCCCGTCGACGACGCCGCCCTCGCCGTGCTCCACGAGCGCGCCCACGACCACTGCTTCATCGCCCGCTCGGTCAACTTCCCGGTGCTGCTGGACCCGGCGCCGCTCGGGGCCGGCGCACCCGCCTGA
- the uvrA gene encoding excinuclease ABC subunit UvrA — translation MSEHLVVSGAREHNLQNVSIDLPRDRLIVFTGLSGSGKSSLAFDTIFAEGQRRYVESLSSYARQFLGQMDKPDVDFIEGLSPAVSIDQKSTNRNPRSTVGTITEVYDYLRLLFARAGTQFCPVCGERVTAQTPQQIVDRLLELDEGTRFQVLAPVVRGRKGEYADLFRELQQQGFARARVDGEVVPLAEPPTLEKKLKHSIEVVVDRLVARAGSRQRITDSVETALRLAEGLLVVELVDLPADAPDRERRFSEKRACPNDHPLALDEIEPRTFSFNAPYGACPECTGLGSRLEVDPELLVPDEELTLAQGAIAPWAQASSEYYGRLLAALGEELGFSVDVPWRALPKRAKEAVLYGKDHEVHVRYKNRWGRERQYSSGFEGAVTFIQRRHSETESEWSREKYEGFMREVPCPVCQGTRLKPEVLAVRIGGRSIAEVCALPIDEAKVFLDTLDLGVRERAIAGQVLKEIHARLGFLLDVGLDYLTLSRPSGTLSGGEAQRIRLATQIGSGLVGVLYVLDEPSIGLHQRDNRRLIDTLTRLRDLGNTLIVVEHDEDTIRAADWIVDIGPGAGEHGGRIVHSGDFAGLLEAEESLTGAYLDGRREIPVPPVRRPRDAKRQLTVVGARENNLRGVTVSFPLGLFVAVTGVSGSGKSTLVNGILYNVLANELNGARHVPGRHTRVTGMDGLDKTVHVDQGPIGRTPRSNPATYTGVWDHVRRLFAETTEAKVRGYTPGRFSFNVKGGRCEACSGDGTLKIEMNFLPDVYVPCEVCHGARYNRETLEVHFKGKTVADVLAMPISEAADFFAAVPAISRHLRTLVDVGLGYVRLGQPAPTLSGGEAQRVKLASELQKRSSGRTVYVLDEPTTGLHFEDIRKLLEVLQGLVDKGNTVIVIEHNLDVIRNADWVVDLGPEGGNGGGTVVAEGTPEVIARAAESHTGAFLSDLVPAEREPVSA, via the coding sequence GTGAGTGAACACCTCGTCGTCTCCGGCGCGCGCGAGCACAACCTGCAGAACGTCTCGATCGATCTTCCGCGCGACCGCCTCATCGTCTTCACGGGCCTGTCCGGCTCCGGGAAGTCCTCCCTGGCGTTCGACACGATCTTCGCGGAGGGCCAGCGGCGCTACGTGGAGTCGCTGTCCTCGTACGCCCGTCAGTTCCTCGGTCAGATGGACAAGCCGGACGTCGACTTCATCGAGGGGCTGTCCCCGGCGGTGTCGATCGACCAGAAGTCGACGAACCGGAACCCGCGCTCGACGGTCGGCACGATCACCGAGGTGTACGACTACCTCCGGCTGCTGTTCGCTCGTGCCGGCACGCAGTTCTGCCCGGTCTGCGGCGAGCGCGTGACGGCGCAGACGCCGCAGCAGATCGTCGACCGGCTCCTCGAGCTGGACGAGGGCACCCGGTTCCAGGTGCTGGCTCCGGTGGTCCGTGGGCGCAAGGGCGAGTACGCCGACCTGTTCCGCGAGCTGCAGCAGCAGGGCTTCGCCCGCGCCCGGGTGGACGGCGAGGTCGTGCCGCTCGCCGAGCCGCCGACGCTGGAGAAGAAGCTCAAGCACTCGATCGAGGTGGTCGTCGACCGCCTCGTGGCCCGGGCGGGCTCGCGGCAGCGGATCACCGACTCCGTCGAGACGGCGCTGCGCCTCGCGGAGGGCCTGCTCGTCGTCGAGCTCGTGGACCTTCCGGCCGACGCACCCGATCGGGAACGGCGCTTCTCCGAGAAGCGGGCGTGCCCGAACGACCACCCGCTCGCGCTCGACGAGATCGAGCCGCGCACGTTCTCGTTCAACGCGCCGTACGGGGCGTGCCCCGAGTGCACGGGCCTCGGGTCGCGGCTCGAGGTCGACCCGGAGCTGCTCGTACCGGACGAGGAGCTGACGCTCGCGCAGGGCGCCATCGCCCCATGGGCGCAGGCCTCGTCGGAGTACTACGGCCGGCTCCTGGCCGCGCTCGGCGAGGAGCTCGGGTTCTCCGTCGACGTCCCGTGGCGCGCCCTCCCGAAGCGCGCGAAGGAGGCGGTCCTGTACGGCAAGGACCACGAGGTCCACGTGCGGTACAAGAACCGCTGGGGGCGCGAGCGGCAGTACTCCTCGGGCTTCGAGGGCGCCGTCACGTTCATCCAGCGCCGGCACTCGGAGACGGAGTCCGAGTGGTCCCGGGAGAAGTACGAGGGCTTCATGCGCGAGGTGCCCTGCCCGGTGTGCCAGGGCACCCGCCTCAAGCCGGAGGTCCTCGCGGTGCGCATCGGCGGCCGCTCCATCGCCGAGGTGTGCGCGCTGCCGATCGACGAGGCGAAGGTTTTCCTCGACACGCTCGACCTGGGGGTGCGGGAGCGCGCGATCGCCGGGCAGGTGCTCAAGGAGATCCACGCCCGCCTCGGGTTCCTGCTCGACGTCGGGCTCGACTACCTGACGCTGTCCCGCCCGTCGGGCACGCTGTCCGGCGGCGAGGCGCAGCGGATCCGCCTCGCGACGCAGATCGGCTCGGGCCTCGTCGGCGTGCTGTACGTCCTGGACGAGCCGAGCATCGGGCTGCACCAGCGGGACAACCGGCGGCTCATCGACACGCTCACGCGTCTGCGCGACCTCGGGAACACGCTGATCGTCGTCGAGCACGACGAGGACACGATCCGGGCCGCCGACTGGATCGTGGACATCGGGCCGGGGGCGGGGGAGCACGGCGGGCGGATCGTGCACTCCGGGGACTTCGCCGGGCTCCTCGAGGCGGAGGAGTCGCTCACCGGTGCGTACCTCGACGGTCGCCGCGAGATCCCGGTGCCGCCGGTGCGCCGGCCGCGGGACGCGAAGCGACAGCTCACGGTGGTCGGCGCGCGGGAGAACAACCTGCGCGGCGTCACGGTGTCGTTCCCGCTCGGCCTGTTCGTCGCCGTGACGGGGGTGTCGGGTTCCGGCAAGTCGACGCTCGTCAACGGGATCCTGTACAACGTGCTCGCGAACGAGCTCAACGGTGCGCGGCACGTGCCCGGCCGGCACACCCGGGTCACGGGCATGGACGGGCTCGACAAGACGGTGCACGTCGACCAAGGTCCGATCGGGCGGACGCCGCGGTCGAACCCCGCCACGTACACGGGGGTCTGGGACCACGTGCGCCGGCTGTTCGCCGAGACCACCGAGGCGAAGGTCCGCGGGTACACCCCGGGGCGGTTCTCGTTCAACGTCAAGGGCGGCCGGTGCGAGGCGTGCTCGGGCGACGGGACGCTGAAGATCGAGATGAACTTCCTCCCGGACGTGTACGTGCCGTGCGAGGTGTGCCACGGCGCCCGGTACAACCGCGAGACGCTCGAGGTGCACTTCAAGGGCAAGACCGTCGCCGACGTGCTGGCGATGCCGATCTCGGAGGCCGCCGACTTCTTCGCCGCCGTTCCGGCGATCTCGCGTCACCTGCGCACCCTCGTCGACGTCGGTCTCGGTTACGTGCGGCTCGGGCAGCCGGCGCCCACGCTGTCCGGGGGCGAGGCCCAGCGGGTGAAGCTCGCCAGCGAGCTGCAGAAGCGGTCGAGCGGCCGCACGGTGTACGTGCTCGACGAGCCGACCACGGGGCTCCACTTCGAGGACATCCGGAAGCTGCTCGAGGTGCTGCAGGGCCTGGTCGACAAGGGCAACACCGTCATCGTCATCGAGCACAACCTCGACGTGATCCGGAACGCCGACTGGGTGGTCGACCTCGGCCCGGAGGGTGGCAACGGGGGCGGGACGGTCGTGGCGGAGGGGACGCCCGAGGTGATCGCCCGCGCGGCGGAGAGCCACACCGGGGCCTTCCTGTCGGATCTTGTGCCGGCCGAGCGGGAACCGGTCAGCGCCTGA
- a CDS encoding MOSC domain-containing protein, translating to MTLSPTATAVSVHSNASYSFSKPARERIRVIAGIGVEDDVHAGVTVKHRSRVRADPTRPNLRQVHLMHAELFDELAAAGFTVDPGDLGENVTTRGVDLLDLPRGTILRIGPDVVLEVTGLRNPCQQINDFAPGLLRRVVFRDDDGGTVRKAGIMTVALTGGEIAGGDAIVVELPPEPHERLEPV from the coding sequence GTGACCCTCTCGCCCACGGCCACGGCCGTGTCCGTGCACAGCAACGCGAGCTACTCGTTCAGCAAGCCCGCCCGGGAGCGCATCCGGGTGATCGCCGGGATCGGCGTCGAGGACGACGTGCACGCCGGCGTGACGGTCAAGCACCGCTCGCGGGTCCGCGCCGACCCGACACGGCCGAACCTGCGTCAGGTGCACCTCATGCACGCGGAGCTGTTCGACGAGCTCGCCGCAGCGGGGTTCACCGTCGACCCCGGTGACCTCGGCGAGAACGTCACGACGCGGGGCGTGGACCTGCTCGACCTGCCGCGGGGGACGATCCTGCGGATCGGGCCCGACGTCGTCCTCGAGGTGACCGGCCTGCGCAACCCGTGCCAGCAGATCAACGACTTCGCCCCCGGGTTGCTGCGGCGCGTCGTGTTCCGGGACGACGACGGCGGGACGGTGCGCAAAGCGGGGATCATGACGGTGGCGCTCACCGGCGGCGAGATCGCCGGCGGCGACGCGATCGTCGTCGAGCTCCCGCCCGAACCGCACGAGCGCCTCGAACCCGTGTGA
- a CDS encoding YciI family protein, translating into MPVYAVEYTYAHTPDAVAVRDEVRPAHRDFLRGLERDGRLLASGPFTGSPGALLLVRGDDADEALRALDADPFAAAGIIADREARAWEPVIGPWASAL; encoded by the coding sequence ATGCCCGTCTACGCCGTCGAGTACACGTACGCCCACACGCCGGACGCCGTCGCCGTCCGCGACGAGGTCCGCCCGGCGCACCGCGACTTCCTGCGCGGCCTGGAGCGCGACGGCCGCCTCCTGGCGTCCGGCCCGTTCACGGGCTCGCCCGGCGCCCTCCTGCTCGTCCGCGGCGACGACGCGGACGAGGCGCTGCGTGCTCTCGACGCCGACCCGTTCGCCGCGGCGGGCATCATCGCGGACCGGGAGGCTCGTGCGTGGGAGCCCGTGATCGGCCCCTGGGCGTCCGCGCTGTGA
- a CDS encoding bile acid:sodium symporter family protein translates to MKALRAWVDPFVLALVATLLIGLFVPTTAQVRSVVDVTGDIAVTVLFLVYGMRLATREVVAGLRDARLQGAMLAATFVLFPALGLLLSSVAEPLLGTVLATGMLFLTLLPSTVQSSVAFVSVARGDVAGAICGATLSNVLGMLLTPALVLLIMGRTSGAAGLGGLPTVLLHLLLPFVVGQLLSRWTGPWIRARRWLTVGVDRTTILLVVLGAVATATANGTWSLVRPSMLVWLILLSGVLLTVVLLAAWFGAPLLRLGGARRSALLMVGSTKSLATGLPMAAVLFSPALAAQVAVPVIVFHQLQLITCAVLARRIARRPDAVA, encoded by the coding sequence ATGAAGGCACTGCGGGCCTGGGTCGACCCGTTCGTCCTCGCGCTCGTCGCGACCCTCCTGATCGGGCTGTTCGTCCCGACGACGGCGCAGGTGCGGTCCGTCGTCGACGTCACCGGCGACATCGCCGTCACCGTCCTGTTCCTCGTCTACGGCATGCGCCTCGCGACGAGGGAGGTCGTCGCCGGGCTGCGCGACGCCCGGCTCCAGGGGGCGATGCTCGCGGCGACGTTCGTCCTGTTCCCGGCCCTCGGTCTCCTGCTCTCGAGCGTGGCGGAGCCGCTCCTGGGCACCGTCCTCGCGACCGGGATGCTCTTCCTCACGCTGCTGCCCTCCACCGTGCAGTCCTCGGTGGCGTTCGTCTCGGTGGCCCGCGGCGACGTCGCCGGCGCGATCTGCGGGGCCACGCTCTCGAACGTCCTCGGCATGCTCCTCACGCCGGCGCTGGTCCTGCTGATCATGGGCCGGACGTCCGGGGCCGCGGGTCTCGGCGGCCTCCCGACGGTGCTCCTGCACCTGCTGCTCCCGTTCGTCGTGGGGCAGCTGCTCTCCCGGTGGACGGGGCCGTGGATCCGGGCACGGCGGTGGCTGACCGTGGGCGTGGACCGCACCACGATCCTGCTCGTCGTCCTCGGGGCCGTGGCGACGGCGACGGCGAACGGCACGTGGTCCCTCGTCCGCCCGTCGATGCTCGTGTGGCTCATCCTGCTGAGCGGTGTGCTGCTCACCGTCGTCCTGCTCGCCGCGTGGTTCGGCGCGCCGCTGCTACGGCTCGGCGGCGCGCGTCGCTCGGCCCTGCTCATGGTCGGCTCGACGAAGTCCCTGGCGACCGGACTCCCCATGGCGGCGGTCCTGTTCTCACCGGCGCTGGCCGCCCAGGTGGCCGTGCCGGTGATCGTGTTCCACCAGCTGCAGCTCATCACGTGCGCCGTGCTGGCGCGCCGGATCGCGCGCCGGCCGGACGCCGTCGCCTGA
- a CDS encoding TerC family protein has translation MHEIPAWFEITALTLLAGILLADLLIIGRRPHVPSFRESAIWVSVYIGLALLFGVAVLVVSGGTAAGEFYAGWLTEYSLSLDNLFVFTVIMAAFAVPRELQQRTLMIGIVIALVLRAVFILLGAAVIERYTWVFYLFGVILLVTALKMARGQDDDEEYKENALIRGLRKVLPISDHYDSTRLSTRVDARWMLTPMLIVLLALGTTDLLFAFDSIPAIFGLTQDPFIVFATNLFALMGLRQLYFLLGGLLERLVYLTYGLAIILGFIGVKLVLHALHTNSVPFVNHGAPVEWAPEIPIWLSLVVIVGTLGVTTVASLAKTARSNRIEPA, from the coding sequence ATGCATGAGATCCCCGCGTGGTTCGAGATCACGGCGCTCACCCTGCTCGCGGGCATCCTGCTCGCCGACCTGCTCATCATCGGGCGCCGCCCTCACGTCCCTTCCTTCCGGGAGAGCGCGATCTGGGTCAGCGTCTACATCGGGCTGGCCCTGCTCTTCGGCGTCGCCGTCCTGGTGGTCTCCGGCGGGACGGCGGCGGGCGAGTTCTACGCCGGTTGGCTCACCGAGTACTCGTTGTCGCTCGACAACCTGTTCGTGTTCACGGTGATCATGGCGGCGTTCGCCGTGCCCCGAGAACTGCAGCAGCGGACGCTGATGATCGGGATCGTCATCGCGCTCGTCCTGCGTGCGGTGTTCATCCTGCTGGGCGCGGCGGTCATCGAGCGGTACACCTGGGTGTTCTACCTGTTCGGAGTGATCCTCCTCGTCACGGCGCTGAAGATGGCGCGCGGGCAGGACGACGACGAGGAGTACAAGGAGAACGCGCTCATCCGCGGTCTGCGGAAGGTGCTCCCCATCTCCGACCACTACGACTCGACACGCCTGTCGACACGTGTGGACGCGCGCTGGATGCTCACACCGATGCTCATCGTGCTGCTCGCCCTGGGCACCACCGACCTGCTGTTCGCGTTCGACTCGATCCCCGCGATCTTCGGGCTGACCCAGGATCCGTTCATCGTGTTCGCGACGAACCTGTTCGCCCTCATGGGTCTGCGGCAGCTGTACTTCCTGCTCGGCGGCCTGCTGGAGCGACTCGTGTACCTGACGTACGGGCTCGCGATCATCCTCGGCTTCATCGGGGTCAAGCTCGTGCTGCACGCCCTGCACACGAACTCCGTGCCGTTCGTCAACCACGGCGCGCCCGTCGAGTGGGCACCCGAGATCCCGATCTGGCTGTCGCTCGTCGTCATCGTGGGGACGCTCGGCGTCACGACTGTCGCCAGCCTCGCGAAGACGGCCCGCTCGAACCGGATCGAACCCGCCTGA
- a CDS encoding TerC family protein has protein sequence MDVPVWVWLITIGGIVAMLAVDLIGHVRKPHAPTLRESAWWSVAYIAIALAFGLLVWIGWGAGFAGEYYAGYLTEKSLSVDNLFVFVLIMGSFAVPREYQQKVLFVGIIIALVLRTVFILLGAELVNNFSWIFYVFGAFLIWTAVAQARHTGHEGDEQRENALVRVVRRLLPTTEDYVGDRIFVRHDHRWHITPMLVVMVAIGSADILFAVDSIPAIFGLTQEVYLIFAANAFSLLGLRQLFFLIDGLLDRLVYLNYGLAAILAFIGAKLVIHAMHENELPFINGGEHIEVIPEIPTALSLVFIVVTLAITTVASLIKSRSDAGSRSTDA, from the coding sequence GTGGACGTTCCTGTCTGGGTCTGGCTGATCACGATCGGCGGCATCGTCGCGATGCTGGCCGTCGACCTGATCGGGCACGTGCGCAAGCCGCACGCCCCGACGCTGCGCGAGTCGGCGTGGTGGTCGGTCGCGTACATCGCGATCGCCCTCGCGTTCGGCCTGCTGGTGTGGATCGGCTGGGGGGCGGGCTTCGCCGGGGAGTACTACGCGGGCTACCTCACCGAGAAGAGCCTCTCGGTCGACAACCTGTTCGTGTTCGTCCTCATCATGGGCAGCTTCGCCGTCCCGCGGGAGTATCAGCAGAAGGTGCTGTTCGTCGGCATCATCATCGCGCTCGTGCTGCGGACGGTCTTCATCCTGCTCGGCGCCGAGCTCGTCAACAACTTCTCGTGGATCTTCTACGTGTTCGGGGCGTTCCTCATCTGGACGGCCGTCGCACAGGCGCGGCACACCGGCCACGAGGGTGACGAGCAACGCGAGAACGCGCTGGTCCGCGTGGTGCGAAGGCTGCTGCCGACCACGGAGGACTACGTCGGCGACCGGATCTTCGTGCGCCACGACCACCGCTGGCACATCACACCGATGCTCGTCGTCATGGTGGCGATCGGCAGCGCCGACATCCTCTTCGCCGTCGACTCGATCCCCGCCATCTTCGGGCTGACGCAGGAGGTCTACCTGATCTTCGCGGCCAACGCGTTCTCGCTCCTCGGCCTGCGTCAGCTGTTCTTCCTCATCGACGGGTTGCTCGACCGGCTCGTCTACCTCAACTACGGGCTCGCCGCGATCCTCGCGTTCATCGGCGCCAAGCTGGTCATCCACGCCATGCACGAGAACGAGCTCCCGTTCATCAACGGTGGCGAGCACATCGAGGTCATCCCGGAGATCCCCACCGCACTCTCGCTCGTCTTCATCGTCGTGACGCTCGCCATCACGACGGTGGCGAGCCTGATCAAGAGCCGGTCCGACGCAGGGAGCCGCTCGACCGATGCATGA
- the uvrB gene encoding excinuclease ABC subunit UvrB: MRPVTDLQRRVFPFEVISDFTPSGDQPDAIAQLTARLQAGEKDIVLLGATGTGKSATTAWLIEQVQRPTLVMAPNKTLAAQLATEFRELLPNNAVEYFVSYYDYYQPEAYVPSSDTYIEKDSSINDEVERLRHSATNSLLTRRDVVVVASVSCIYGLGTPQEYVDRMVRLRVGMQIERDDLLRQFVGMQYTRNDLSFQRGTFRVRGDTVEIIPVYEELALRIEFFGDEVEAIHTLHPLTGDVVRAEEEMYLFPATHYVAGPERMERAIAGIEVELEDRLAELEGGGRLLEAQRLRMRTTYDIEMMRQIGTCSGIENYSRHIDGREPGSPPHTLLDYFPEDFMLVIDESHQTVPQIGAMYEGDSSRKRTLVEHGFRLPSAMDNRPLRWEEFLERIGQTVYLSATPGPYELGQSDGVVEQVIRPTGLVDPEIVVKPTKGQIDDLLAEINARAERDERVLVTTLTKKMSEDLTDYLLERGVRVRYLHSEVDTLRRVELLRELRTGVFDVLVGINLLREGLDLPEVSLVAILDADKEGFLRSGTSLIQTIGRAARNVSGQVHMYADSVTPSMALAIEETNRRREKQVAYNTERGIDPEPLRKRIGDITELLAREDIDTKELLAGGYRQAGSKAPVPRKAGGDGSMRERLAGAATADLAELIQELTDQMHVAAGELQFEVAARLRDEISDLKKELRQMSAASA; the protein is encoded by the coding sequence ATGCGTCCCGTGACCGACCTCCAGCGCCGCGTCTTCCCGTTCGAGGTGATCTCCGACTTCACGCCGTCCGGCGACCAGCCGGACGCGATTGCGCAGCTGACCGCACGCCTGCAGGCCGGTGAGAAGGACATCGTGCTCCTGGGCGCCACCGGAACCGGCAAGTCGGCGACCACGGCGTGGCTCATCGAGCAGGTGCAGCGTCCGACGCTCGTCATGGCACCGAACAAGACGCTCGCCGCGCAGCTCGCCACGGAGTTCCGTGAGCTGCTGCCGAACAACGCCGTCGAGTACTTCGTCTCGTACTACGACTACTACCAGCCCGAGGCGTACGTGCCGAGCTCGGACACGTACATCGAGAAGGACTCGTCGATCAACGACGAGGTCGAGCGGCTGCGCCACTCCGCCACGAACTCCCTGCTGACGCGGCGCGACGTCGTCGTCGTCGCCTCCGTCTCCTGCATCTACGGCCTGGGGACGCCGCAGGAGTACGTCGACCGCATGGTCCGGCTGCGGGTCGGGATGCAGATCGAGCGGGACGACCTGCTGCGGCAGTTCGTCGGGATGCAGTACACGCGGAACGACCTGTCGTTCCAGCGGGGCACGTTCCGGGTGCGCGGCGACACCGTCGAGATCATCCCGGTGTACGAGGAGCTCGCGCTGCGGATCGAGTTCTTCGGCGACGAGGTCGAGGCGATCCACACGCTGCACCCGCTGACCGGCGACGTCGTGCGCGCCGAGGAGGAGATGTACCTGTTCCCCGCCACGCACTACGTCGCGGGGCCGGAGCGCATGGAGCGCGCCATCGCGGGGATCGAGGTCGAGCTCGAGGACCGGCTCGCGGAGCTCGAGGGCGGCGGCCGTCTACTCGAGGCGCAGCGGCTGCGGATGAGGACCACGTACGACATCGAGATGATGCGGCAGATCGGCACATGCTCCGGCATCGAGAACTACTCGCGGCACATCGACGGCCGCGAGCCGGGGTCGCCTCCGCACACGCTGCTCGACTACTTCCCCGAGGACTTCATGCTCGTCATCGACGAGTCGCACCAGACCGTCCCGCAGATCGGGGCGATGTACGAGGGCGACTCGTCCCGGAAGCGCACGCTCGTGGAGCACGGGTTCCGGCTCCCCAGCGCCATGGACAACCGGCCGCTGCGCTGGGAGGAGTTCCTCGAGCGGATCGGGCAGACGGTGTACCTGTCCGCGACCCCGGGGCCGTACGAGCTGGGCCAGTCGGACGGCGTCGTCGAGCAGGTCATCCGCCCGACAGGGCTCGTGGACCCGGAGATCGTGGTCAAGCCGACCAAGGGTCAGATCGACGACCTCCTGGCCGAGATCAACGCCCGCGCCGAGCGGGACGAGCGCGTGCTCGTCACGACACTGACGAAGAAGATGTCCGAGGACCTCACGGACTACCTGCTCGAGCGTGGCGTGCGGGTGCGGTACCTGCACTCGGAGGTCGACACGCTCCGGCGCGTGGAGCTGCTGCGGGAGCTGCGCACCGGCGTCTTCGACGTGCTGGTCGGGATCAACCTGCTCCGGGAGGGTCTCGACCTCCCGGAGGTGTCGCTCGTGGCGATCCTGGACGCCGACAAGGAGGGCTTCCTGCGCTCCGGCACGTCCCTCATCCAGACCATCGGCCGAGCGGCGCGGAACGTCTCGGGTCAGGTGCACATGTACGCCGACTCCGTGACGCCGTCGATGGCGCTGGCGATCGAGGAGACGAACCGCCGGCGCGAGAAGCAGGTCGCGTACAACACCGAGCGCGGGATCGACCCGGAGCCGCTCCGCAAGCGCATCGGCGACATCACCGAGCTGCTCGCGCGGGAGGACATCGACACGAAGGAGCTGCTCGCCGGTGGGTACCGGCAGGCCGGGTCCAAGGCTCCCGTACCGCGCAAGGCCGGGGGCGACGGCTCGATGCGGGAGCGGCTCGCCGGCGCGGCCACGGCCGACCTGGCCGAGCTCATCCAGGAGCTCACGGACCAGATGCACGTCGCCGCGGGCGAGCTGCAGTTCGAGGTCGCGGCCCGGCTCCGGGACGAGATCTCCGACCTCAAGAAGGAGCTGCGCCAGATGAGCGCGGCCTCTGCCTGA
- a CDS encoding OsmC family protein, whose protein sequence is MPTPVVSTASTVWTGDLFHGAGRTSLDSSGLATFDVGWKSRSEGHEGQTTPEELIAAAHASCYAMAFSNELASNGTPPTQLDTKAAVTFVAGEGITGIALSVRGQVPGISAEDFARIADAAKAGCPVSKALAAVPITLDAALA, encoded by the coding sequence ATGCCGACACCCGTCGTCAGCACCGCCAGCACGGTCTGGACCGGCGACCTGTTCCACGGCGCCGGGCGGACGAGCCTCGACAGCTCCGGCCTCGCGACGTTCGACGTCGGCTGGAAGTCGCGCTCCGAGGGCCACGAGGGCCAGACGACGCCGGAGGAGCTGATCGCCGCGGCGCACGCGTCGTGCTACGCGATGGCCTTCTCGAACGAGCTCGCGTCGAACGGCACGCCGCCGACGCAGCTGGACACGAAGGCCGCTGTCACGTTCGTCGCCGGTGAGGGCATCACGGGCATCGCGCTGTCGGTGCGCGGCCAGGTGCCCGGGATCTCCGCCGAGGACTTCGCCCGCATCGCCGACGCGGCGAAGGCCGGCTGCCCGGTGAGCAAGGCGCTGGCCGCGGTGCCGATCACGTTGGACGCCGCGCTCGCCTGA
- a CDS encoding AAA family ATPase, translating into MTPQRADVLRRIADHLGAMRPGHPLRVGVDGVCGVGKSTFARDLAAAMGQTDRPVVHLDSDAFHHVRERRRRQGHLSGRGYYEDAYDFDALADRVLRPLGPGGTRTYAVRVLDFASDAVIADETAHASGDAVVIFDATFLQRDELRDLWDAVVYLHADEDAALARALARDMTALGGEESARAAYESRYAAACRIYLDEQDPRRRASIVVEHTDPDRPQVERLT; encoded by the coding sequence ATGACGCCGCAGCGGGCCGACGTGCTCCGCCGCATCGCCGACCACCTGGGCGCGATGCGGCCCGGTCACCCGCTCCGCGTGGGGGTCGACGGCGTGTGCGGCGTCGGCAAGTCGACCTTCGCCCGTGATCTCGCCGCGGCGATGGGCCAGACCGATCGCCCGGTCGTGCACCTCGACTCCGACGCGTTCCACCACGTGCGCGAGCGACGACGGCGCCAGGGTCACCTCTCGGGTCGTGGCTACTACGAGGACGCCTACGACTTCGACGCCCTCGCCGACCGTGTGCTCCGACCGCTCGGACCTGGCGGCACCCGCACCTATGCCGTGCGCGTGCTCGACTTCGCGTCGGACGCCGTGATCGCCGACGAGACCGCCCACGCGAGCGGAGACGCCGTCGTCATCTTCGACGCGACCTTCCTGCAACGTGACGAGCTGCGCGACCTGTGGGACGCCGTCGTCTATCTCCACGCGGACGAGGACGCGGCCCTGGCCCGCGCGCTCGCCCGGGACATGACGGCGCTGGGTGGCGAGGAGTCCGCCCGCGCGGCCTACGAGTCCCGGTACGCCGCGGCGTGCCGCATCTACCTCGACGAGCAGGATCCGCGCCGGCGCGCCTCGATCGTGGTCGAGCACACCGACCCGGACCGGCCGCAGGTGGAACGGCTGACCTGA